The Streptomyces puniciscabiei genomic interval CACCGCGCCATGAGACAACTGCCGGGCTATTTGGCGTAGATCGCCTCGATCTCGTCCGCGTAGTCCTTCGCCACCACGTTCCGCTTCAGCTTCAGGGACGGGGTGAGGTGGCCCGACTCCTCCGAGAACTGGGAGGACAGAATGCGGAACTTCCGCACCGATTCCGCCTTCGACACCGCGGCGTTGCCGTCGTCGACCGCGGCCTGGATCGCGGCGTGCAGATCCGGGTCGTCCTTCAGCGACGCCGCGGTGGAACCCGCCGGCTTGCCGTGCTCGGCGCACCAACGGCCCAGGAACTCCTCGTCGATGGTGACCAGCGCCCCCACGAACGGCCGCCCGTCGCCCACCACCATGCACTCCGCGACCAGCGCGTGCGCCCGGATCCGGTCCTCGATCACCGCCGGGGCCACGTTCTTGCCGCCGGCCGTGACGATGATCTCCTTCTTGCGGCCGGTGATCCTGAGGTAGCCGTCCTCGTCCAGGGTGCCGATGTCACCGGTGTGGAACCAGCCGTCGGCCAGCGCCTCCGCAGTCGCGCCCGGGTTGTTCCAGTACTCCTTGAACAGGTGCTCGCCGTGCAGCAGCACCTCGCCGTCGTCCGCTATCCGCACCACCGAGCCGGGCAGCGGCTGGCCGACGGTGCCGATCTTCTGCCGGTCCCAGGGGTTGAACGCCGTGGCCGCACAGGACTCGGTCAGGCCGTAGCCCTCCAGCACGGTGAAGCCGATACCGCGGAAGAAGTGGCCGAGCCGCTCGCCGAGCGGGGCGCCGCCGGAGATGGCGTACTCGCCGCGGCCGCCGAGGACCGCGCGCAGCTTGCTGTAGACCAGCTTGTCGAAGACCTTGTGCTTGACCTTCAGGCCGAACGACGGGCCGGAGGCGGTGTCCAGCGCCTTGCTGTATGCGATCGCGGCGTCCGCCGCCTTGTCGAAGATCGCGCCCTTGCCGTCCGCCTGCGCCTTGGCGCGCGCCGTGTTGTAGACCTTCTCGAAGACGCGCGGGACACCGAGGATCAGCGTCGGCCGGAACGCGGCCAGCTCGTCGGTGAGGTGCTTGATGTCCGGGACGCAGCCCAGCTTGATCGGCGCCATCATCGGCGCGATCTGCACCAGCCGGCCGAACACGTGCGCCAGCGGCAGGAAGAGCAGGACCGAACACTCGCCGGTACGGAACAGCGGGCGCAGCCGCTCCACGATGTTGCCGCACTCGGCGAAGAAGCTGCGGTGGGTGAGCACACAGCCCTTGGGGCGGCCGGTGGTGCCGGAGGTGTACACGATGGTCGCCGGGTCGTCGGCCTTGGCGAGCGAGCTGCGCTCCTCGACCGTCTCGTCCGACACGTCCTGCCCGAGCCGACCGAGCTCCTCCACCCCGCCGGCCTCGATCTGCCAGACGTGCTTGAGGGCGGGCAGCGACTCGCGCACCGACTCCACGGCCGCGGCGTGGCCCGCCTGCTCCACGACGCAGGCGGTGGCGCCCGAGTCGGACAGGATCCACTGCACCTGCTCCGGCGAGCTGGTCTCGTACACCGGCACGGTGACCGCGCCCGCGCTCCAGATCGCGAAGTCGAGCAGGGTCCACTCGTAACGGGTGCGGGACATCAGGCCCACCCGGTCGCCCGGCTGGACCCCGGCGGCGATGAGACCCTTGGCGGCGGCGTGCACCTCGGCCAGGAACTCCCGGGCCGTCACGTCCTGCCAGACACCTGCGACCTTGCGGGCGATGACGGCGACGTCGGGATGCTGCGCGGCGTTTCTGCGGACGATGTCGGTCAGGTTGCCGTCCGCAGGGACCTCGTACAAAGCCGGAAGGCTGAACTCGCGCAAGACTGCTGCTCCTCATAGGGCGCCGACGCCACGACACTGTGTGATGCGACGGTGCGGTCCAAGGCTCGGGCAAGTGCTCGGGAATTCAGCTGTTGAAATCCAGAGCACGACTGGACGGCCCGGACGTTACCCGCCGGTATGCCGTTCCCGACAGGGGGTCCCGGTGAGATGTTCGCTGCGTCACACATGTTGGCGTTCCTTCGCGCACAGTAGTCCACGGCTGAAGCGACCGGCGAGTAACCGCAGGCCGGACCGACACTGTTCACGCACACCGCACACGCCTACGCTTGATCACCATGGCCCCCACACCCTCCGGCAGCGGAAACGCCGGACATCGCAGGACCCGCGTCCACGTGGTCAGCGACGTGCACGGCAACGCCCGGGACCTGGCCCGGGCCGGCGAGGGTGCCGACGCCCTGATCTGCCTGGGCGACCTCGTCCTCTTCCTCGACTACGCCGACCACTCGCGCGGCATCTTCCCGGACCTGTTCGGCAAGGAGAACGCCGACCGGATCGTCGAGCTGCGCACCGCCCGGCGCTTCGAGGAGGCCCGGGAGTTCGGCGCGCGGCTGTGGGCCGGCATCGGCACGGACCGGGCCGCGGCCATCGAGAAGGCGGTGCGCAAGCAGTACGCCGAGCTGTTCGCCGCGTTCCCGACCCCGACGTACGCCACCTACGGCAATGTCGACATGCCGCCGCTCTGGCAGGAGTACGCCCGCTCCGGCACCACCGTGCTCGACGGCCAGCGGGTGGAGATCGGCGGCTGGACCTTCGGTTTCGTCGGCGGTGGGCTGCGCACCCCCATGCGAACGCCGTACGAGATCGACGACGAGGAGTACGCGGCGAAGATCGAGGCGGTCGGCGAGGTCGACGTGCTGTGCACGCACATCCCGCCGGAGGTCCCCGAGCTGGTCTACGACACGGTCGCCCGCCGCTTCGAACGCGGCAGCCGCGCGCTGCTGGACGCGATCCGCCGTACCAGGCCCCGCTATTCGCTCTTCGGACACGTCCACCAGCCGCTCGCGCGCCGCATGCGGATCGGCGCGACCGAGTGCGTGAACGTGGGCCACTTCGCCGGCACGGGCCGCCCCTGGGCGCTCGAATGGTGACCGGCCGACGGCGGGTGGGACATGGGGTGAAGGCGGCAGGTCGGCGGCGCGGTAGCCTTCACGCTGCACACACGTGCGCACGACGACCTCTGTACCGGCCCGCATCTGGAGGAGCCACGGCGATGGCGGAACACACCAGCTCGAGCATCACCATCGAGGCGGCACCGGCCGACGTCATGGGGGTGATCGCCGACTTCGCCCGCTACCCGGACTGGACCGGCGAGGTGAAGGAGGCGGAGGTCCTCAAGACCGACGACCGGGGCCGCGCCGAGCAGGTCCGCCTCGTCATGGACGCCGGCGCCATCAAGGACGACCAGACGCTCGCCTACACCTGGACCGGCGACAACGAGGTCTCCTGGACCCTGGTCAAGTCCCAGATGCTCCGCTCCCTGGACGGCTCCTACATCCTCAAGCCCACCGGCCCGGCCACGACG includes:
- a CDS encoding AMP-dependent synthetase/ligase, which gives rise to MREFSLPALYEVPADGNLTDIVRRNAAQHPDVAVIARKVAGVWQDVTAREFLAEVHAAAKGLIAAGVQPGDRVGLMSRTRYEWTLLDFAIWSAGAVTVPVYETSSPEQVQWILSDSGATACVVEQAGHAAAVESVRESLPALKHVWQIEAGGVEELGRLGQDVSDETVEERSSLAKADDPATIVYTSGTTGRPKGCVLTHRSFFAECGNIVERLRPLFRTGECSVLLFLPLAHVFGRLVQIAPMMAPIKLGCVPDIKHLTDELAAFRPTLILGVPRVFEKVYNTARAKAQADGKGAIFDKAADAAIAYSKALDTASGPSFGLKVKHKVFDKLVYSKLRAVLGGRGEYAISGGAPLGERLGHFFRGIGFTVLEGYGLTESCAATAFNPWDRQKIGTVGQPLPGSVVRIADDGEVLLHGEHLFKEYWNNPGATAEALADGWFHTGDIGTLDEDGYLRITGRKKEIIVTAGGKNVAPAVIEDRIRAHALVAECMVVGDGRPFVGALVTIDEEFLGRWCAEHGKPAGSTAASLKDDPDLHAAIQAAVDDGNAAVSKAESVRKFRILSSQFSEESGHLTPSLKLKRNVVAKDYADEIEAIYAK
- a CDS encoding SRPBCC family protein, which translates into the protein MAEHTSSSITIEAAPADVMGVIADFARYPDWTGEVKEAEVLKTDDRGRAEQVRLVMDAGAIKDDQTLAYTWTGDNEVSWTLVKSQMLRSLDGSYILKPTGPATTEVTYLLTVDVKIPMLGMIKRKAEKVIIDRALAGLKKRVEQGGPSGV
- a CDS encoding metallophosphoesterase family protein, with the translated sequence MAPTPSGSGNAGHRRTRVHVVSDVHGNARDLARAGEGADALICLGDLVLFLDYADHSRGIFPDLFGKENADRIVELRTARRFEEAREFGARLWAGIGTDRAAAIEKAVRKQYAELFAAFPTPTYATYGNVDMPPLWQEYARSGTTVLDGQRVEIGGWTFGFVGGGLRTPMRTPYEIDDEEYAAKIEAVGEVDVLCTHIPPEVPELVYDTVARRFERGSRALLDAIRRTRPRYSLFGHVHQPLARRMRIGATECVNVGHFAGTGRPWALEW